The genomic window GTTGCCTTGGCAAGGCAACGCCGCGAGCGGGTGGAACGACGACGCGCCGGGCGTTCCAATGCCACAAAGGACTGATGGCGGCGAGGGGATTCCACGACGCGGCAACTATGTGAGTGGCTTTTCCACATAGCCTCGGTTTGGCCTGTTTTCAGTCCCAGGGAGTGCGCAGGCTGGATGCATGACCACCAAACGAACCATGACCATCCACAGGCCCGAAGACATCCTCGGCTATATCCCCCATCTGCTCGGCTACTGGCCCGAAGAGAGCTTGGTGGCCATCACCATGCAAGGCAAGCTCCTGGGAGCCACGCTGCGGGTGGATCTGCCGGTCCGTCGCTCGCCCCGTGCGCTCGCCGGTTTCGCCGAACAGATCCGTCATTACCTGGTGGCGGACGAAGCCGCAAACGGCGTGGTGCTGGCGCTCTACTCCGATGCCGGCTGGGCCGATGGCACCGTAGTCCAGCAGTCGATGCCGCTGATCGAGGTCCTGCAGGCCTTCCTCGACGAAGCAGACCTGACGGTGCGGGACGCGTGGCTGATCGGCAGCAATTACTGGCGCAGTGCCTTCTGTACCGACGAAAGCTGCTGCCCTGATCCCGGGCTTCCGGTTGACCGCATCAAAGACAGCCAACTAAGTGCCGAGCTCGTGTACCAGGGGAGCGCTGTCGGTCCGGCGCCCAACACTGGGTTGCGCCAGCCCTCTACCGGCGCCGCGATCCCGCTTGATCCGTTAGTACTGGAAGCAGAATCCCGGTTTGAAGGGCAAATCCTTGGGATGTGGCGCAGTGAGCGTTCCCTGGAGTCCGTCCTTACGGTCTGGCACCACGTCCTCACCAGGGCTGAACATGGCGGTCCTTTGAAGGCCGCCACTGATGCGAAACTCATGGGATTCCTCAGGACCACACTGAAAGTGCCGGCATGGCGGGATGCGGTGGTGGTGATGGCTGCCGCAGGTATGAATTCCGCCAAATCCGGGGCCGGGGCTTTGGGTCTGTTCAGTGATGAAGACCCCCATGAGCAGGGGTTCGACGTAGGCGACCTTGGCCTTCCGGACGGGGAATCCATCCCGGCGGCCGCTGTGTTCCCTGGCGATGGTGAACCGGGGGACGTCTTCACTTATGGTGATGTCCTGCTGGGAATGCGCCCGGACAGGCCCTGCTGGAGCCGCGTTGATGCCTTGCACCAGGTTCTTGCCCGGCTGTGCGTGGACGGCGAATCCGGTGAGGTGGCCGCCGCAGCTTTCACGCTTCAGGGGTGGATATCGTGGTGCAAGGGCAGCGGTTCAATCGCCCACGCTTTCCTGGTCCGGGCTGAAGCTGCCTTCCCTGGGTATCGGCTGGCTGAACTGTTGATGGAAGTCCTGGGCCAGGGCACTGTTTGTCGTTGGGCCAGCCGGCCGGGCTCGGCATGGCGGGGACCCAGGCAGGCCCATGTCTAGGCGGTCCGGGCGGATGCGCTGGGAATTGAACAGGCGTGGGTTTGGCAAAACCGTGAGACAATGGATGCCGAGACCCGGTTGGGTCCGCGTTTGAATGCCTGCTTTGGCCCGGAAACGGGAACAAAACAGCGTTGTCGGGAGTTCTATCAACAGACTCTGCAGACCGCGATCGCATTTGAAATTGATCGCGGACTTGACAGGGTCATAGTGGTGTTGCCCGTATGGTGATTCCACAGACCGCCGCTAGAAAGGTTTTCTGTGACTCCGTCTTCCGTCGAGAAGGAACCCGCCGCCCAGGCCGAATTGACCGCTGATGAAAAGAAGGCGGCCACGTCGGCAAAGCGCGCGGCCACACGCGCTGCCAACAAGGCCTCAGAGGGTGACTCTGACAAGCCCGCTCCCAAGAAGCGTGGACCCAAGCCCGGCGCGAAGGCCGCCGCTGAGGCTGCGAACAAGTCCGGCTCCGACTCCGAGGAAGCCACTGCCGAGGATGAGGACTTTGATCCCGCGGCAGCGGAAGAAGTCGAAGTCGGTGAAGATGACGCCGAGGAAGGCGCAGTTGCCGCCAAGGACAAGCCGGCTCCTTCGGGCTCGGGTTTTGTCTACTCGGACGCTGACGACGACGACGCTCCGGTCCAGCAGGTCATGTCTGCAGGCGCAACCGCCGACCCCGTCAAGGACTACCTGAAGCAAATCGGCAAGGTCGCCCTGCTGAACGCTGAACAGGAAGTGGACCTCGCTCTTCGTATCGAAGCCGGCCTTTTTGCCGAGGAAAAGATCAACGCTGACGACGGATCCATGGATCCCAAGCTCAAGCGTGAACTCGAATTCGTCATCCACGATGGCAAGCGCGCCAAGAACCACCTGCTCGAGGCCAACCTGCGCCTCGTTGTTTCCTTGGCCAAGCGTTACACCGGTCGTGGCATGCTCTTCCTGGACCTGATCCAGGAAGGAAACCTCGGCCTTATCCGCGCGGTGGAGAAGTTCGACTACACCAAGGGCTTCAAGTTCTCCACGTATGCCACGTGGTGGATCCGCCAGGCGATCACCCGTGCAATGGCCGACCAAGCCCGCACCATCCGTATCCCGGTGCACATGGTGGAAGTCATCAACAAGCTGGCCCGTGTGCAGCGGCAAATGCTGCAGGACCTCGGCCGTGAACCAACGCCGGAAGAACTGGCGCTTGAGCTGGACATGACCCCTGAGAAGGTTGTCGAGGTCCAGAAATACGGACGCGAGCCCATTTCGCTCCACACTCCTCTGGGCGAGGATGGCGACTCCGAGTTCGGCGACCTGATTGAAGATTCAGAAGCCGTAGTTCCGGCGGACGCTGTCAGCTTCACCCTCCTGCAGGAGCAGCTCCACTCCGTGCTGGACACTCTGTCCGAGCGCGAAGCCGGAGTTGTGGCCATGCGCTTCGGTCTGACAGACGGCCAGCCGAAGACTTTAGACGAAATCGGCAAAGTCTACGGAGTGACGCGCGAGCGTATCCGCCAGATCGAATCGAAGACCATGTCCAAGCTGCGGCACCCGTCGCGCTCACAGGTCCTCCGGGACTACCTGGACTAAATTGGTCCGGACTCCAAAAAGCGGCCCCAGTCGGACATCCGGCTGGGGCCGCTTTTTGGTCGATCGCTTTTTGTATCAGCAACCCGGCCCATCAGCCCGTCATCCAGGATGGACCGGGAACGCAGGATGAGCACTGCGGCCTCTGGTGGGCATCCTGAGGGCCCGCGCTAAGACAACAAGGCCCCTCCCGGATGGGAGGAGCCTTGTTGTTTTGCTCAATGCAATACTCGGTGAAGAGGGGAGGCCGGCTGTGCGGTCTGCCCTGCTTAGTCGACGGGGACGGGTGCCTTCTCGTTGAGGCGCTCGGTCTCATCGTGCCAGTCCGAAGTCATGGGCCGGAGCGTAGCTTCAACTGCACGTGCGTGGTGGCCGCAGAAAAGCAGCTCACCCCCGGAGGACTCGAGTACAACGCGGACATATGCTTGGGCTCCGCAACGATCGCACCGGTCAGCTGCGTTTAGCGTGCGGTCTGCAACTGCTGTTGTCATGTCGGCCTCCTTAGTAGTTCTGTACATCCATATAACCAGCATTCGACGCAGATCCATGGCAAGGATGGGTCACTTTCGCTGTCCGCGTATCACATGTGCGTAACGTAACCTTGCAGCTTGGGTCGAACCGGGAGTGGCATCCGCTGACAACGGGCGGTCCGGACTACCCTAGTATGGGCAGTGTTTGCCTTGATTTGCCGTCAAAATGTCGGCTGCGAAGTTCCCCTGCTTTCACACTGCCTTCAGCAATGAATGCGCACCCTGGATACACCCTGAGATATACCCGAAGGAGCACACCGCGAGTGGCACCGAGTTCTGAATACAACGCCCGGCACCTGTCAGTCCTTGAGGGCTTGGAAGCCGTTCGCAAGCGCCCGGGCATGTATATCGGTTCCACCGACTCCCGCGGTCTCATGCACTGCCTGTGGGAGATCATCGACAACGCCGTTGATGAAGCGTTGGCGGGCTTCGGCCACGACATCAAAGTGATCCTCCATGCGGACAACTCGGTGGAAATCCATGACGACGGACGAGGCATCCCCGTGGATGTCGAACCCAAGACCGGCCTGTCCGGCGTCGAGGTGGTCTTCACCAAGTTGCACGCGGGCGGTAAGTTCGGTGGCGGGTCCTATACGGCATCCGGCGGTCTGCATGGGGTTGGCGCCTCGGTGGTCAACGCTTTGTCGAGCCGCCTTGACGTTCAGGTGGACAGGGGCAGCAAGACCTACCAAATGTCCTTCCGCAGAGGTGAGCCCGGCCGGTTCGTGGATTCCGGTTCCAAGCCTGGTCCCGACGCGCCCTTTGAGCCGTTCGTTGAAAACTCCGTGCTTGACGTGGTGGGCAAGGCCAAGCGCGGTGTGACAGGCACCCGCGTCCGCTACTGGGCGGACCGGCAGATTTTCACACCCGATGCGAAGTTCTCCTACGACGACCTCGCTGCGAGGGCGCGTCAGACCTCCTTCCTTGTGCCAGGGCTCAAGATCACGGTCCGCGATGAGCGCAAGCTCGCCGGAACTCCTGGCGAGAATGGTGCTCACGAGGAAGTGTTCCACCATGATGGCGGCATCTCGGAATTCGTCGAGTTCCTCGCTGCAGATTCCGGAGTGACAGATGTCTGGAGGCTCCATGGCTCCGGAAAATTCAAGGAGACTGTCCCCGTGCTCGATGAGAACGGGCATAGCAAGATCGCCGAAGTCGAACGCGATTGCGAGGTGGACATCGCCCTGCGCTGGGGTATCGGCTACGAGACCACTATGCGCAGCTTCGTCAACATCATCGCCACGCCCAAGGGCGGCACGCACCAGTCAGGCTTCGAAGCGGCCCTGCTGAAGACCTTCCGCAAGGCCGTGGAAACGAATGCCCGCAAGCTCAAAGCCGGCAACGACAAGATCGAGAAGGATGACATCCTCGCCGGGCTCACGGCTGTCCTGACCGTCCGTTTGGCGGAGCCGCAATTCGAAGGCCAGACGAAAGAGATCCTGGGCACGTCTGCGGTACGGGCCATTGTTGCCAAGGTGGTGGAGAAGGAGATCACCGGCCGGTTGAATTCGGCCAACCGCAACGACAAGGCCCAGTCGGCTCTCCTGCTGGAGAAGATGGTCAGCGAGATGAAGTCACGCATCTCGGCGAGGGTCCACAAGGAAACGCAGCGACGCAAGAATGCGTTGGAAACCTCCTCAATGCCCACCAAGCTGGCAGATTGCCGCACCGATGATGTAGCCCGTTCTGAGTTGTTCATTGTGGAGGGTGACTCTGCTTTGGGGACAGCGAAACTCGCCAGGTCGTCGGATTTCCAGGCCTTGTTGCCTATTCGGGGCAAAATCCTGAACGTCCAAAAGGCTTCTGTAGGTGACATGCTCTCGAACGCCGAGTGCGCGGCCCTGATTCAGGTAGTTGGGGCAGGTTCTGGCCGCAGTTTCGATATTGAGGCAGCCCGCTACGGCAAAGTCATCCTCATGACCGATGCCGACGTAGACGGTGCCCATATCCGGACCCTGTTGCTCACACTGTTTTTCCGTTACATGCGCCCCATGGTGGAAGAGGGACGTGTCTTTGCCGCGGTTCCGCCGCTGCACCGTGTGGAAGTAATCAACCCTGGCCAGAAGGCCAACGAGATGATCTATACCTACTCGGAGGCGGAACTCCACGTTCTCCTTGCCAAACTCGCCAAGGAAGGCAAGCGCTACAAGGAGCCTATCCAGCGCTACAAGGGCCTGGGTGAAATGGATGCGCAGCAACTGGCTGAGACCACCATGGACCCGCGGCACCGGACGCTGCGGAAGGTTGGCATTGAGAGTGCCCAGCGCGCGGAAGAGGTTTTTGACCTTCTGATGGGCTCAGATGTGGCCCCGCGTAAGGAGTTCATCATTGCAGGTGCCGCCACACTGGACCGGGAGCGCATCGACGCTTAGTCTGCGCAGGGCGGAGCCATCGTTTCATTGGCTCCGGCTCCGGGCGCCGCGAATGCCGTGAGTCCCACCAGCAGGGCCAAGGTTCCCAATCCCCAGGGGAGCCCGGCTGTTACAGCGATTCCGCCCACCAGCAAGGGGCCGCCGGCGTCACCGAGTTCCCGACCCAGCTCGGCCGAGCCCATGGTGCGGCCCAACCGTTCGGAGGGGGTCGAATCGGCCAGGTGTGCAAATGCCAAGGGGGTGGCGACGCCTATTCCTGCGCCGATCAGGACGGCGGCACAATAGATCCAGGCCGCTCCGGGGAGGAGCCCTGCCATCAGCGTGCCCCCGGCAATGAAGAGAAGGCCTGACACCATGCCTGGCTTGTCGCCGAGCCGGCCTTGGTCCCGCAGCTTTCCAATGCGTGGTTGGATCAGCGAGGACGCCAGTGCCAGTACCGTCACCACTGCCACACTGCCCGCTGTACCAAGGCCCGCGCGCGCCGCCAGGGCGGGTAGGAAGCCGACGGCGGCACCGAGGGCTCCGGTGGCTGCGGCCAGGACCAGCGTAGGGCCAAGGAATGATCGCTCTGTGCTCTGACGCCATACGTCCACGATGGTGTAGCGGGGGCGGGGCAAGGGGGCCAGGTGGGGGACTCTTGCCGCAGCCCAAACGGCAACAACAAGGCCAAGAACCGAAAGGACCGCGAACAGGAGCGTGAAGCCTCCGCTGATGATGGCAACAGCCCCAATCAGTGGCCCCGCCGCGTACCCGAGCCCCTTCCACGAACCATAGCGTCCGAAATAGCGTCCCGTGCTTTTTCCGGAGAGGCGGGCCACGCCTGCAGAGGAGGCCGGGGAGAAAGCCGACGCGGCCATGCCTTGGCCCAGTCGGGCCGCGGCCAGCAAGGCAGGCTCATCCGCCCACAAACCGAGCAGTGACGCAGCGGAAAATGCCAACAGCCCGCCCACAATCACGGGTTTTGGTCCGATGCGGTCACTCAAGGCTCCGAACACCGGCTTCAGGAATACCTCGGCTATGTCGTAGAGGGCCAGGAGGAACCCCAAGGTCAGCAGGCTCAGGCCGATGTCCGCGCTTTCGGCCCCCAGCCCCGCTGCGACAGCGTGGGCGCCGAAGGCGGTGGTGAATCCTGCCGCGTAGAGGGGCCAGCGTTGTGCGGCATGCGCGGGCACAGGGGTCACTTCAGCGGGTTTCACGCTTCACAATGTAACAGGTGCTACATTCGTTGGTGTGATTGAAGAGCGATGGTTACTGATCCTGGTCCAGGTTCCTTCGCAGCCCTCCCGTCACAGGGTGGCGGTTTGGCGGGAACTGCGGCGCATGGGAGCCGTTCCCTTGTCTCCGGGAACGTGGCTGCTCCCTGCCCATCCGGCCTTTTCCGAGGGGCTCAAGAAGGCTGAGGCGCTGGTTGCCAAGGGTGATGGATCCTGGACATTGGTTGACGCATCTCCGCGCGAGAGCGGCGCAGCGACGTTCCGCAGCGCCTTCGAGGCAGCCCGGCTCGAGGAATGGGCGGAGTTCGCTGCCGATTGTGGGAAGTTCGAGCAGGAGATCGCCAAGGAGATTTCCCTGGGCAAGTTCACGTTTGCCGAGCTCGAAGAAGAGGAGCAGAGCTTGGAACGGCTGCGGCGATGGTACAGGGAATTGAAGTCGCGTGATGTCCTGCATTTGGCTCAAGCAGGCGAAGCGGCGTCCCTTGTGGCCCGATGCGTGGAAGCCCTGGAAGGCTATGCAGCCATGGTGTACGACGCCACGCTCGCCGAGTAATCGTCCAACCGGTGCGGCCTGTCCTTTCCAAACGCAGTCCAAACCCAGTCCAAACGCAGTCCAAACGCAGTCCAAACCCGGTCCAAGCGCAGTCCAAGCCCAGCAAGTCCCGTTAGCGCAGCCAGTGCAGCCAAGTTGCCCGACCCGGACAAGCCCGGCAATTCCGCCTAGCCCAGCAGCCCTGGAACAATCAACAGGGCCGTAGGCACCGCCAGCAACATGGCCGATGCCACCAAAACAAGGATGCGCAGGCCCTTGGTGAGAGGCGGCTGTGGCGAGAGTAAGCGGCTGACGCGTGACGCCGTCGTGCGCGGTGAGTCGGCGCCGCCTGTGGCGCTGACGGTGTTGCTCTCCACCACGGCGCCGCCGGCATTGAGTGACCCGGTTCCGATGGCAGGTTGGGATGTTCCGCTGGCGACGATTGCGATGGCCTTGATCAGGGTGCCCTTGCTTTCGGTCCGCAGTGCGACGTCGTCGGCCAGCATCTCGATCAGGGAGTTAACCGCCGTCTGGGCCAGTCGCGTGGTGGGGAACCAGGGCAGCGCCTGCCGCCAGGCAGCGAAAGCCCACAGTAAGAGGTCATGGCGCTGCGACAGATGCGCATTCTCGTGAATGAGTACGGCCCTGAGCTCGGCCGGCTCCAAGGCTGCCATCAGTCCGTCGGAAAGTACCGTGACGGACCGGGCGCCGCCGGGCAGGCAGTAGGCCACGGGGGAGTCGTGGTTGATGACCACCGTTCCCGGGCCATCGTCTGATGGTGAGGCAAGCAGGGCCAGCAGTTCGCGGTGCCGCCGCCGTTGGCGCTCGATCTTGTAGTACGTCAGCAGCAGGGTGAAGACCAGGTGCGCAGTCAACAATGCCGCCGCGGACAGGGCGAAAAGGTGCCAAAAACCCAAGGCTGTTGTGGGTTCGTTGTTGAAGACCATCCCAGCCAGGCTCTTGAGTCCGGCAATGAGGTTATCGCCGATCGGCTCCAGGCCGTAGACCAGCATGGCGCCGATCATGGACAGCCCACCGGCAAGGGCGATTGCCTGCCAAAGGACCATGGCCGTAAACGGTGAGCGTGCCGGCCACTGGGCGTGGGAGAGCAACACCGGAACCGGCCATGCCAAAATCAATGCCAGGACCGCAAGCAGGTATGAGGTCCAGAACATAGTGGCTAATTGTAGCCGAGCAGTTTGCGCAGGGTAGCGGCTTCGCTTTCGGTGACGGAACCAATGAAGCGGGCCAGGACGGCCTCGCGGTCAGGAGCGGATCCCAGGACCTCATGCATGAGTTCGGCGGTGTGGTCCGCGCGGCTGGAAACGGCTTGGTAGCGGTGCGGTCGCGTACCGCGTTCACGCTCCACCAGGCCCTTCTTTTCCAGGCGTGAGAGGACCGTGAGGACCGTGGTTACGGCCAGGTCCTTGCCTTGGTGTCCCGCAGTGCCGTCGCCGGCCTCGGAGT from Arthrobacter sp. StoSoilB20 includes these protein-coding regions:
- a CDS encoding DUF4192 domain-containing protein — its product is MTTKRTMTIHRPEDILGYIPHLLGYWPEESLVAITMQGKLLGATLRVDLPVRRSPRALAGFAEQIRHYLVADEAANGVVLALYSDAGWADGTVVQQSMPLIEVLQAFLDEADLTVRDAWLIGSNYWRSAFCTDESCCPDPGLPVDRIKDSQLSAELVYQGSAVGPAPNTGLRQPSTGAAIPLDPLVLEAESRFEGQILGMWRSERSLESVLTVWHHVLTRAEHGGPLKAATDAKLMGFLRTTLKVPAWRDAVVVMAAAGMNSAKSGAGALGLFSDEDPHEQGFDVGDLGLPDGESIPAAAVFPGDGEPGDVFTYGDVLLGMRPDRPCWSRVDALHQVLARLCVDGESGEVAAAAFTLQGWISWCKGSGSIAHAFLVRAEAAFPGYRLAELLMEVLGQGTVCRWASRPGSAWRGPRQAHV
- a CDS encoding RNA polymerase sigma factor; amino-acid sequence: MTPSSVEKEPAAQAELTADEKKAATSAKRAATRAANKASEGDSDKPAPKKRGPKPGAKAAAEAANKSGSDSEEATAEDEDFDPAAAEEVEVGEDDAEEGAVAAKDKPAPSGSGFVYSDADDDDAPVQQVMSAGATADPVKDYLKQIGKVALLNAEQEVDLALRIEAGLFAEEKINADDGSMDPKLKRELEFVIHDGKRAKNHLLEANLRLVVSLAKRYTGRGMLFLDLIQEGNLGLIRAVEKFDYTKGFKFSTYATWWIRQAITRAMADQARTIRIPVHMVEVINKLARVQRQMLQDLGREPTPEELALELDMTPEKVVEVQKYGREPISLHTPLGEDGDSEFGDLIEDSEAVVPADAVSFTLLQEQLHSVLDTLSEREAGVVAMRFGLTDGQPKTLDEIGKVYGVTRERIRQIESKTMSKLRHPSRSQVLRDYLD
- a CDS encoding DNA topoisomerase IV subunit B, with the translated sequence MAPSSEYNARHLSVLEGLEAVRKRPGMYIGSTDSRGLMHCLWEIIDNAVDEALAGFGHDIKVILHADNSVEIHDDGRGIPVDVEPKTGLSGVEVVFTKLHAGGKFGGGSYTASGGLHGVGASVVNALSSRLDVQVDRGSKTYQMSFRRGEPGRFVDSGSKPGPDAPFEPFVENSVLDVVGKAKRGVTGTRVRYWADRQIFTPDAKFSYDDLAARARQTSFLVPGLKITVRDERKLAGTPGENGAHEEVFHHDGGISEFVEFLAADSGVTDVWRLHGSGKFKETVPVLDENGHSKIAEVERDCEVDIALRWGIGYETTMRSFVNIIATPKGGTHQSGFEAALLKTFRKAVETNARKLKAGNDKIEKDDILAGLTAVLTVRLAEPQFEGQTKEILGTSAVRAIVAKVVEKEITGRLNSANRNDKAQSALLLEKMVSEMKSRISARVHKETQRRKNALETSSMPTKLADCRTDDVARSELFIVEGDSALGTAKLARSSDFQALLPIRGKILNVQKASVGDMLSNAECAALIQVVGAGSGRSFDIEAARYGKVILMTDADVDGAHIRTLLLTLFFRYMRPMVEEGRVFAAVPPLHRVEVINPGQKANEMIYTYSEAELHVLLAKLAKEGKRYKEPIQRYKGLGEMDAQQLAETTMDPRHRTLRKVGIESAQRAEEVFDLLMGSDVAPRKEFIIAGAATLDRERIDA
- a CDS encoding MFS transporter, yielding MKPAEVTPVPAHAAQRWPLYAAGFTTAFGAHAVAAGLGAESADIGLSLLTLGFLLALYDIAEVFLKPVFGALSDRIGPKPVIVGGLLAFSAASLLGLWADEPALLAAARLGQGMAASAFSPASSAGVARLSGKSTGRYFGRYGSWKGLGYAAGPLIGAVAIISGGFTLLFAVLSVLGLVVAVWAAARVPHLAPLPRPRYTIVDVWRQSTERSFLGPTLVLAAATGALGAAVGFLPALAARAGLGTAGSVAVVTVLALASSLIQPRIGKLRDQGRLGDKPGMVSGLLFIAGGTLMAGLLPGAAWIYCAAVLIGAGIGVATPLAFAHLADSTPSERLGRTMGSAELGRELGDAGGPLLVGGIAVTAGLPWGLGTLALLVGLTAFAAPGAGANETMAPPCAD
- a CDS encoding Chromate resistance protein ChrB, with the protein product MIEERWLLILVQVPSQPSRHRVAVWRELRRMGAVPLSPGTWLLPAHPAFSEGLKKAEALVAKGDGSWTLVDASPRESGAATFRSAFEAARLEEWAEFAADCGKFEQEIAKEISLGKFTFAELEEEEQSLERLRRWYRELKSRDVLHLAQAGEAASLVARCVEALEGYAAMVYDATLAE
- a CDS encoding M56 family metallopeptidase, whose protein sequence is MFWTSYLLAVLALILAWPVPVLLSHAQWPARSPFTAMVLWQAIALAGGLSMIGAMLVYGLEPIGDNLIAGLKSLAGMVFNNEPTTALGFWHLFALSAAALLTAHLVFTLLLTYYKIERQRRRHRELLALLASPSDDGPGTVVINHDSPVAYCLPGGARSVTVLSDGLMAALEPAELRAVLIHENAHLSQRHDLLLWAFAAWRQALPWFPTTRLAQTAVNSLIEMLADDVALRTESKGTLIKAIAIVASGTSQPAIGTGSLNAGGAVVESNTVSATGGADSPRTTASRVSRLLSPQPPLTKGLRILVLVASAMLLAVPTALLIVPGLLG
- a CDS encoding BlaI/MecI/CopY family transcriptional regulator — encoded protein: MASLGELERAVMDLLWAGQEAATANTLRDLLAQDSEAGDGTAGHQGKDLAVTTVLTVLSRLEKKGLVERERGTRPHRYQAVSSRADHTAELMHEVLGSAPDREAVLARFIGSVTESEAATLRKLLGYN